A stretch of the Bdellovibrio sp. 22V genome encodes the following:
- the atpG gene encoding ATP synthase F1 subunit gamma — protein sequence MASLKDIRARIESTKNTQQITKAMKLVSAAKLRKAQNNIVNMRPYALTLRKVIADIAVTNKVSHPLMEKKEQVKNVLLVVITSDRGLCGAFNSNINKFTEAYYNENKSKLEKIDFLFIGRRGHDYFSRRGIKSVDYITKLDKDISYELASKVANRVMNDYLEGQYDEVRIVHNEFKSAISQVVVAETILPIDLGLTTFKTETEKSNDFAVDMIFEPAPEQIIKELLEKHFDLQVYRCMSESVAGEHGARMSAMENATNNAKEMINKLTLTYNKLRQEKITTELTEIVSGAEALK from the coding sequence ATGGCAAGCTTGAAGGATATCCGGGCTCGGATCGAGTCCACAAAAAACACCCAGCAGATCACGAAAGCGATGAAGCTCGTGTCTGCTGCAAAGTTGAGAAAGGCGCAGAATAACATCGTTAATATGCGTCCTTATGCTCTGACTTTGCGTAAGGTGATTGCGGATATCGCTGTGACAAACAAAGTGTCGCATCCGTTGATGGAGAAGAAAGAACAAGTGAAGAATGTTTTGCTTGTTGTTATCACTTCTGATCGCGGTCTTTGCGGCGCTTTCAACAGCAATATCAACAAATTTACCGAAGCTTATTATAACGAGAATAAAAGCAAACTTGAAAAGATCGATTTCCTTTTCATCGGCCGTCGTGGTCATGACTACTTCTCAAGAAGAGGAATCAAGTCCGTGGATTATATCACGAAACTTGATAAGGATATTTCTTACGAGTTGGCATCCAAAGTCGCAAACCGCGTAATGAACGACTACCTCGAAGGTCAATACGATGAAGTTCGTATCGTTCATAACGAGTTTAAGTCTGCGATCTCTCAGGTTGTAGTTGCTGAAACAATCTTGCCAATTGATCTTGGCTTGACGACTTTCAAAACTGAAACAGAGAAGTCCAACGACTTTGCCGTAGACATGATTTTCGAACCAGCTCCTGAGCAAATCATCAAAGAATTGCTTGAGAAGCACTTCGACCTTCAAGTTTACAGATGTATGTCTGAATCCGTTGCCGGCGAACATGGTGCTCGTATGAGCGCGATGGAAAACGCGACAAACAACGCGAAAGAGATGATCAACAAACTCACTCTGACATACAACAAATTGAGACAAGAAAAGATTACTACAGAATTGACTGAAATCGTATCTGGCGCGGAAGCGCTTAAATAG
- a CDS encoding polymer-forming cytoskeletal protein, whose amino-acid sequence MTAILDQGTHFEGKLSFEGTVQIGGDFKGEIFTKDTIVINEGATVSAQIEADTIVISGRVEGNLFARRRVIMHPPAVFKGTVTSPSLRIDEGVVFEGASYMPKS is encoded by the coding sequence GTGACAGCAATCCTTGACCAGGGGACGCATTTCGAAGGAAAGCTCAGCTTCGAAGGCACCGTGCAAATCGGCGGGGATTTTAAGGGGGAAATCTTTACTAAGGACACTATCGTTATTAACGAAGGTGCCACCGTTTCAGCTCAAATTGAGGCCGATACAATCGTTATAAGTGGCCGGGTAGAGGGAAATCTCTTTGCCCGCCGCAGAGTTATCATGCACCCGCCGGCTGTGTTTAAAGGCACAGTGACATCCCCGAGTTTGCGTATCGATGAAGGGGTTGTATTCGAAGGGGCGTCCTACATGCCTAAGTCTTAG
- a CDS encoding ATP synthase F0 subunit B, with translation MKLLLNLFIILAPALAMAAGGGHGDGHIPKAVMYQAINVAILVAGLIYFTKDGIVSFFAGRKAAYLEAAEKSAFAREQAEKEFVDIKHKLATLDATREESLRKAQLHAEDMKKQIMTEAEDVTKRIRQDAELTAKLEVQRAQNELRAQLLKDSLEAARNVLTKDLGSSDQQKLQKDFINNVGV, from the coding sequence ATGAAGTTGCTTTTGAATCTTTTCATTATCTTGGCTCCTGCTCTTGCGATGGCTGCTGGTGGCGGTCACGGCGACGGGCACATTCCTAAAGCTGTTATGTACCAAGCAATCAACGTTGCGATTTTGGTTGCAGGTCTTATTTATTTCACAAAAGACGGAATCGTTTCTTTCTTCGCAGGAAGAAAAGCGGCTTACCTTGAGGCTGCAGAAAAGTCTGCCTTCGCGCGTGAGCAAGCAGAAAAAGAATTCGTAGATATCAAGCACAAGCTTGCAACTTTGGATGCGACTCGCGAAGAGTCTCTTCGTAAAGCTCAGCTGCACGCGGAAGACATGAAGAAACAAATCATGACTGAAGCTGAAGACGTTACGAAACGTATTCGTCAAGATGCAGAGCTGACTGCAAAGCTTGAAGTTCAACGTGCACAAAACGAATTGCGCGCGCAACTTTTGAAGGATTCTTTGGAAGCCGCTCGCAATGTGTTGACGAAAGATCTTGGATCTTCTGATCAACAAAAACTTCAAAAAGATTTCATCAACAACGTTGGAGTGTAA
- the atpH gene encoding ATP synthase F1 subunit delta, protein MRVSEVARRYAKALLAVTKQQGTFKQAFAELQALAQAFKADASVKTYFANPMVSSDQKVAAVKAALNKGVSQEVLNTLVLLGEKNRLDILDQVVEAFQQMLDIEEGVTRGVVRSAQPLSADAQKEIEQKINKVLNKKIVLTYEQDPKLLGGVVAQVGGWTFDDSIDTHLKKLNEELNRRAN, encoded by the coding sequence ATGAGAGTCAGTGAAGTTGCTAGAAGATATGCCAAGGCCCTCTTGGCTGTTACAAAACAACAAGGCACATTCAAGCAGGCGTTTGCAGAGCTTCAAGCTCTTGCACAAGCTTTCAAAGCAGACGCTTCTGTAAAAACATATTTTGCAAATCCAATGGTTTCTTCTGATCAAAAAGTAGCGGCTGTAAAAGCGGCTCTTAATAAAGGAGTTTCTCAAGAGGTTCTAAATACTCTTGTCCTATTGGGTGAGAAAAATCGTCTCGATATCCTTGATCAAGTTGTTGAAGCTTTTCAACAAATGTTGGACATCGAAGAAGGCGTTACCCGCGGAGTCGTTCGCTCTGCTCAGCCTCTATCAGCTGATGCGCAAAAAGAGATCGAACAAAAGATCAATAAGGTTTTGAACAAGAAGATCGTATTGACTTACGAACAAGATCCTAAGCTTTTGGGCGGCGTTGTTGCTCAAGTGGGTGGATGGACGTTCGACGATAGCATCGACACACATCTTAAAAAATTGAATGAAGAATTAAACAGGAGAGCCAACTAA
- the atpA gene encoding F0F1 ATP synthase subunit alpha, with product METQIRADEISRVLKEQINQYNKKIEVSETGSVLSVGDGVARIYGLENAMAGELVEFPGEVFGMVLNLEEGHVGAVLFGEDRQIKEGDTVKRTKKIVSVPVGEALLGRVVDALGNPIDGRGALNTPHSRVVELKAPGIVYRHPVEEPLQTGIKAIDALVPIGRGQRELIIGDRQTGKTTIAVDTIINQKGQGVHCFYVAIGQKQSTVALVVEKLRAAGALEYTTIIAANASDPAPLQYLAAYSGTAMAEYFRDTGRHALIVYDDLTKQAQAYRQLSLLLRRPPGREAYPGDVFYCHSRLLERASKLSADKGGGSLTALPIIETQAGDISAYIPTNVISITDGQIFLESDLFYKGIRPAISVGKSVSRVGGAAQIKAMKQVAGSMKLELAQFRAMEAFAAFASDLDKATQQQLSRGRRLVEVLKQAQYQPVKVEEQIVMIFAASNAFVDAYPETDVKRYEKEMIEFLKNKHSDILKTISEKKAIGDDTKKALLAALEEFKAIFQPSKQ from the coding sequence ATGGAAACACAAATTCGTGCTGACGAAATCAGTCGTGTTCTCAAAGAACAAATCAATCAATACAACAAAAAGATTGAAGTAAGCGAAACAGGTAGCGTTCTTTCCGTAGGGGACGGTGTTGCCCGTATTTACGGTCTTGAAAATGCAATGGCGGGTGAGCTCGTTGAGTTCCCAGGTGAAGTATTCGGAATGGTTTTGAACCTTGAAGAAGGTCACGTTGGTGCCGTTTTGTTCGGTGAAGATCGTCAGATTAAAGAAGGCGATACTGTTAAAAGAACTAAAAAAATCGTTTCCGTACCAGTTGGTGAAGCTCTTCTTGGTCGCGTAGTAGACGCTCTTGGCAATCCAATTGATGGCCGTGGTGCTCTTAATACGCCTCACTCTCGCGTTGTTGAATTGAAAGCTCCTGGTATCGTTTACCGTCACCCAGTTGAAGAACCTCTTCAAACAGGTATCAAAGCTATCGACGCTCTTGTACCAATCGGACGTGGTCAACGTGAGTTGATCATCGGTGACCGTCAAACTGGTAAAACAACTATCGCCGTTGACACGATCATCAATCAAAAAGGTCAAGGCGTTCACTGCTTCTACGTAGCTATCGGTCAAAAGCAATCTACAGTTGCTCTTGTTGTTGAAAAGCTTCGTGCAGCAGGTGCTCTTGAGTACACAACTATCATCGCGGCGAATGCGTCTGATCCAGCTCCACTTCAATATCTTGCTGCTTACTCTGGTACGGCAATGGCGGAATACTTCCGTGATACTGGCAGACATGCATTGATCGTTTACGATGACTTGACGAAACAAGCTCAAGCTTACCGTCAGTTGTCATTGTTGTTGCGCCGTCCCCCAGGACGTGAAGCATACCCAGGCGACGTATTCTATTGCCACAGCCGTTTGTTGGAGCGTGCTTCTAAATTGTCTGCCGATAAAGGCGGCGGTTCATTGACTGCATTGCCAATCATCGAGACTCAAGCGGGCGATATCTCTGCATACATCCCAACTAATGTTATCTCTATCACTGACGGTCAGATCTTCCTTGAGTCTGATTTGTTCTACAAAGGTATCCGTCCGGCTATCTCTGTAGGTAAATCTGTATCTCGCGTGGGTGGTGCCGCTCAAATTAAAGCGATGAAACAAGTTGCGGGTTCTATGAAACTTGAGCTTGCTCAGTTCCGTGCGATGGAGGCGTTTGCTGCATTCGCATCTGATCTAGATAAAGCAACTCAACAACAGCTTTCTCGTGGTCGCCGTCTTGTTGAAGTTTTGAAACAAGCTCAGTACCAACCAGTAAAAGTTGAAGAGCAAATCGTTATGATCTTTGCTGCATCTAATGCATTCGTTGATGCTTACCCAGAGACTGACGTTAAGAGATACGAAAAAGAAATGATCGAGTTCTTGAAGAACAAGCACTCTGACATTCTTAAGACTATTTCTGAGAAGAAAGCGATCGGCGACGACACTAAAAAAGCGTTGTTGGCAGCTCTTGAAGAGTTCAAAGCTATCTTCCAACCTTCTAAACAATAA
- a CDS encoding ATP synthase F0 subunit B — MDIFGQLGINTTAAFQFVLFAIALIFLSKVVFAPYAHALEERQRRTKGGEDLALEFQNKSVELQSEYETKTRELNSQIKGIVDAAKSQANKEYETLVAKARAESEKMVQDNRNKITTAIQSAAADLKSQTNAVAMAITTKLLK; from the coding sequence ATGGACATTTTTGGACAATTAGGTATCAATACCACGGCAGCCTTTCAGTTTGTTCTTTTTGCTATTGCTTTGATCTTTCTAAGCAAAGTTGTATTCGCGCCCTATGCGCATGCTCTTGAAGAACGACAAAGAAGAACTAAAGGGGGCGAAGATCTAGCCCTTGAATTTCAAAACAAATCCGTAGAGTTGCAAAGCGAATACGAAACAAAAACGCGTGAGTTGAATTCTCAAATTAAAGGCATCGTAGATGCTGCGAAATCTCAAGCTAATAAAGAGTATGAAACTCTTGTAGCAAAAGCGCGTGCTGAATCTGAAAAAATGGTTCAAGACAACCGCAACAAAATCACAACTGCCATTCAATCAGCTGCGGCTGACTTGAAGTCTCAAACAAATGCAGTTGCAATGGCGATCACTACTAAGTTGTTAAAATAA